A stretch of DNA from Schizosaccharomyces osmophilus chromosome 2, complete sequence:
AGTGTTTACAACTATAAAATAGACgagtaaataaacaattggATACCAACTTTTAGCTTTTATACAGTAAAATACAACTgtgataaaaaaaaggatgttTTTATTACCCGTATTGGTCTgtaatcttttttcttgtctttttatCAAAGCTTGCCAGTCTAAtgttaaaaaacaattctaTTATAGTCTACTAGAGTTATTACAGTATGCAACGTACTGAACTGCGataattgaaaagtatttatatatttttttcactttttagtttatttcttttttctatgcCACGACTGAGTGACGAGGCTAGGTGCACCTAAGCAAGTACAGTCAGTCAGTATACAGCCCATGCGACTACCGAAATACCAATGCACAAATTGCGATTCACCCTTATCATCAGATAAAGGAAAATAGAAGTTCTAATAGTTTGGCATAATAAAAGCCAGTACTAAACCATAATTACTGGTCTCCAGTCATGCTcaagatttatttttaagCCAAATACTGAAGCAGAAGTAATGGATTGCACGTCAAGATATTgtgcaaagaaaacaagacacAACAAAGACAAAGTCAGCAATCTATTTGCTTTACAATTTgcattcttcttgttctcATCAGAAGATTGAATTTCTCCTAATTCGACATCATAACTACTAGTTTTTGAATCCTCAAAGctcattttcaataaataataaataataaaattaaatagaGAAATTTCAATTATATACCCATGATGACTAGCTTGATCTGTGGCCTCTTTTCACAAATTGTTCAACTGCTAGATTTGCGAAAATGGCGAAGCTGAAAAATTTTAGCTTTTCACAAAACTAATAAGGTAGTACACTTTTCCCTCGCATGAAGTCATAGCTCTGATCCTTTATGACCTAATAGCATTTAGGCTAAacgctttcttttgttccaCCAAACGATGATTAAGAGGAAGTGTCGGTAACAGCCACAGTCTTGTAAAGACCAAAATTAGATGACGTTTCTTGCCGACATAGGGCTGTCCCAGTTAAAGATGGCTAAATAACAATATTATACTCCAATGATTATATTGATGGATAAGGATTTCGATTATATAAAAGACAGAATAGGAATGAAATTACTTCTATCTCGAGCCATTGATCAGCCAGAGGTGTAAAGGAAGGATGTCGAAAAGTTCAGATATAGAGCGATTCATAAAACCTTGGTCGCTAccaccaaagaaaaattatgtCTTTACACATGCCAATTTGGTCGATGTTGCAGAACAAAGAATCATTGAGGATGCAAATATTTATGTTATAAATGGAATCATCCGTCATGTCATTTCTTTTAGAGAGTCCTCTTCAGATAAAAAATCGGAATTAGACGATACAGAAGACTATAAAGTCGTTGATCTCGAAggaaaatttgtttgtcCTGGATTCATTGATGCTCACATTCACATTGTTGCTGTCCCCGGTGAAGCCAATTTAAAGTCTGCACTCAGCCTTCCGTTTCCTGATGTTATCTTGCGTTATCACAACCTTTGTAAGCAAATCCTAGAAAAAGGCTTCACTGCTGTCAGGGATTGCGGTGGAGCTGAGGGGTTTATCCGTAATGCTATAGAGGAAGATATAATTCATGGACCTCGATTATTCTTTGCAGGCAATGCTCTTTCGCAAACCGGTGGTCATGGTGATTTTCGTgatccaaaaacaaatacgCCACATGAGGATGCTTGTGCTTGTCAAAGCAATGCTCCTGCGACAATATGCGACGGCGCAGATGAATGCTTAAAGGCGGCCCGAAATCAGTTAAGAAAAGGTGCtgattttataaaaataatggCCGGAGGTGGAGTTGCTTCTGAATCAGACAAGTTGTCTTCGGTTCAATTTAGTCCACAAGAGATTCAGGCTATTGTACTAGCTGCTAACAATCATGGTACATATGTTACTGCACATGCATATACACCTCAAGCTATACGTCAATGCGTAGACAATGGTGTACGAGGGATCGAACATGGTAATTTGATTGATGAATCGACAGCAAAATACATGGCTAGTCGTGATGCGTATCTCACACCTACTCTTGTCACGTACAAGGCAATGGCAAGTAATCAACTCTCCAATTTTCTTCCCGAGAACTCACGGAAAAAGAACGAAGACGTTTTGGAATCTGGAATAAAGTCTTTGGCCATCGCAAGAGACGTCGGTGTCAACATTTGTTATGGATCCGATCTACTTGGACCCCTCCACGCCGTACAGACTAAAGAGTTTGTTTTGCGTTCGTCTGTATGTACACCTGGGGAAATATTACAACAAGCTACAATAAACCCAGCTAAACTTTTTGGTATGGAAAACGAGCTTGGACAAATCAAAGCTGGATTCTATGCAGACCTCTTGGTTTTCAATGGAAATCCTTTGGAGGATATATCTATACTAGACAGCCCCGAGCGTTATTTGCTAGTCGTCATGAAGGGAGGAAGAATATACAAGAGTAGGTGGACAAAGTTGCAAGACGATATAACTATCAATGACGCTATTCTCTAATGCTTATGATAAAAGACGACAAGTGAGTTATTGCtaatagcaaaaaaagtataacGAATTTTTATATGAATCTGACAAAAATATTAACAAGTACACACACCAATCTGAATTTAAATTTAAAGCCAAACTCTGCATCAGTTCATACATGTGCTACCTGCCTTGTTTAGCTAGTGGAAATGTCCCATCTATAAGGTGGTAGTAGCAGTAAGAAGGTTGTATGgagaaaaagataaattgTGGATTCAACGGATTAacgagaaaaaaatgagaaaaaaagggaaagcttacagcaccccggattcccatgttttctccaaccatagtatTGGactaacgagaccctcagacgtTTTCacttaactgcagtgatcggacgggaactggtaTTATCcctaggtatggccgtagacGTTCCTAGTTGTCTATTAAGCTACTTTTATTATGAGGTACTCGTCCAGTATTATTTTGCTTGATGTCCTTTAAGATCCATCCCTACTCAGCTCTATCTGTGGTATTTTGTCACGGTTGAATGGAGAATTCATTCATGTTATATTATAAGAATAATGTTTGAAAACACactgtttttctcttttctattgGTTCACATCCTACTAGGCTGTCAGAGCTTTGTTTCTACGCCGCTAAGTGTAAGACTCAGCGCATGAGTTTATGGGTTTAAAAAACCCTTGTACTTACATATATTTGGATCCACtaatatattttcatagTGCGTCGACTTGACTCACCATATAAACgataatttaatttattaagcTACATCTGTCGAATCTTTtaatctgaagatttgtgCTTTCTACGCTGTGAATCAATTTTACCTCTGGCGATAATCACTTTCGTCCTTGCCATTTATGAATTATATGCGGAAAGTACGAAGTTCATTACGACAGAATTTTCGTCggaataattaaataatcattaaaaaggtGTTCTATTcacgaagaagatgaacaaTGCGTAAACAACGATGCTGTGAAACGAATCAACAGATTCATGAAAGAGCgaataagaaaagcaattaaagCTATAATATTAAGATAATGCTTACTTTGGTGGATGCGAATGCAGAAACTTGATGGACTGCAATTGACATGGatgcttccaaagaagatgcgaaatataaagaatgaaagcaGGTTCGGTAAAACTCAAACTTCAGCGCTTTGCTCAGCAAGAGGCTGAAGTTCCATTTCTTCGTTCTGAGGTACTTGCTCTCCTCGATTTGTTCCTTTAAAATAGGTTAATAAAGCCCTAACGATAGCAAGCATTTACGAAGTGTACATACCTAAAATACGATCCACAGCGTTTCCTATACCATTTCCTATACCATTTCCTATTCCGTTTACGCCAACGCCTATGCCGTTTCTCAGATCGACGAT
This window harbors:
- a CDS encoding amidohydrolase: MSKSSDIERFIKPWSLPPKKNYVFTHANLVDVAEQRIIEDANIYVINGIIRHVISFRESSSDKKSELDDTEDYKVVDLEGKFVCPGFIDAHIHIVAVPGEANLKSALSLPFPDVILRYHNLCKQILEKGFTAVRDCGGAEGFIRNAIEEDIIHGPRLFFAGNALSQTGGHGDFRDPKTNTPHEDACACQSNAPATICDGADECLKAARNQLRKGADFIKIMAGGGVASESDKLSSVQFSPQEIQAIVLAANNHGTYVTAHAYTPQAIRQCVDNGVRGIEHGNLIDESTAKYMASRDAYLTPTLVTYKAMASNQLSNFLPENSRKKNEDVLESGIKSLAIARDVGVNICYGSDLLGPLHAVQTKEFVLRSSVCTPGEILQQATINPAKLFGMENELGQIKAGFYADLLVFNGNPLEDISILDSPERYLLVVMKGGRIYKSRWTKLQDDITINDAIL